Proteins encoded by one window of Cannabis sativa cultivar Pink pepper isolate KNU-18-1 chromosome 4, ASM2916894v1, whole genome shotgun sequence:
- the LOC115712991 gene encoding protein kinase STUNTED codes for MVVDHSSGQPEAGKRTVLVGVKLDSRSRELLTWALVKVALPGDQVIAVHVLDAISEGPSSLLSLVKTFDSVLSVYEGFCNLKQVDLKLKLCRGKSVRKVLVREATSYPSAIIVVGISKTHHRILSSASVAKHCAAKLSRCFTVFAVDNGKVVFKREATESDQSNGSDNYLGLLQKSLTMNVKVVDEGERYKYKCHHRIRKSCSKCRNKTQKRDCVSCTTVTVLPENSTTESDLEDNLSTSDSEDNSLALVPVQAHLDPSNSLVIRDSQCLKPGWALLRRMFLPKRQFIEKSVKKTSVLQWILRLPSWHCSAVVYPDQKQSSLCPQDEDHCSNLDGDSGAIVPFGSSMDTSPLLPNIGLESFPKELLNLHEKYSATCRLFSFQELLLATSNFIPENMVGRGGSSSVYRGCLSDGKELAVKMLKPSEDVIKEFVQEIDIITGLNHKNIISLFGFCFEDVNLLLVYDFLSRGSLEENLHGPKKNGKAFGWQERYYVAVGVAEALEYLHNGCKEPVIHRDVKSSNILLSDDFEPQLSDFGLASWASASSHITCTDVAGTFGYLAPEYFMHGKVSDKIDVYAFGVVLLELLSGRRPINSEYPKGQESLVMWARPILKCGKVSQLLDPDLGGSDFDQKKIERMVMAATLCIRRVPRLRPQISVVLKLLQGDEEVTKWATQQVSGAEDQEEAVDGELLPTNIQSHLNLALLDMEDDSLSVSSGEQGISMEDYLRGRWSRSSSFD; via the exons ATGGTCGTCGACCATTCTTCCGGCCAACCGGAAGCCGGTAAAAGAACGGTCTTGGTGGGAGTCAAGCTCGACTCTCGAAGTCGGGAGTTGCTCACCTGGGCTCTCGTCAAAGTGGCTTTGCCTGGAGACCAAGTCATTGCGGTTCATGTCCTAGACGCCATTAGTG aGGGTCCGTCTTCTTTGCTCTCTCTGGTGAAAACATTCGATTCTGTGCTCTCCGTCTACGAAGGTTTCTGCAATTTGAAGCAG GTTGATCTGAAGCTTAAACTCTGTAGAGGCAAATCAGTCCGGAAAGTTCTTGTAAGAGAGGCCACATCGTACCCTTCAGCCATAATTGTGGTTGGTATATCCAAAACCCATCACAGAATTCTGTCTTCGGCTTCAGTCGCCAAGCACTGTGCTGCAAAACTCTCCAGATGTTTCACTGTTTTCGCCGTTGATAATGGCAAAGTTGTCTTTAAGAGGGAAGCTACTG AATCTGATCAGTCTAATGGTAGTGATAACTATCTTGGTCTACTTCAAAAATCACTTACCATGAATGTAAAGGTAGTGGATGAGGGAGAGagatataaatataaatgtCATCATCGTATACGCAAATCCTGTTCCAAGTGTAGAAACAAAACCCAGAAGAGGGATTGTGTTAGCTGTACAACAGTGACAGTGTTGCCGGAGAATTCCACCACCGAATCAGATTTAGAAGACAATTTGTCCACCAGTGACTCTGAGGACAATTCATTAGCCTTGGTACCTGTTCAAGCACATCTGGATCCTTCTAATTCTTTGGTGATTCGAGATTCACAATGCTTGAAACCTGGTTGGGCATTGCTCCGTCGAATGTTTTTACCAAAGCGGCAATTCATTGAGAAATCTGTTAAGAAAACGTCTGTTTTACAGTGGATATTGAGACTGCCGAGTTGGCATTGTTCAGCAGTAGTTTATCCAGATCAGAAGCAAAGCAGTCTGTGTCCTCAGGATGAGGATCATTGCTCTAATCTTGATGGAGATAGTGGAGCTATTGTGCCATTTGGCTCTAGTATGGACACCTCTCCTCTTTTACCCAACATTGGCTTAGAGAGCTTTCCTAAAGAATTGTTGAATTTACATGAAAAGTACTCAGCTACTTGCAGATTATTCAGTTTCCAGGAACTTTTGCTGGCAACATCTAACTTCATCCCAG AAAATATGGTAGGCAGAGGTGGCAGCAGTAGTGTTTATAGAGGATGCCTCTCAGATGGAAAGGAATTGGCAGTCAAAATGTTGAAGCCATCAGAAGATGTGATAAAAGAATTTGTTCAGGAAATTGATATTATTACGGGTCTAAATCACAagaacataatatccttattcGGTTTTTGTTTTGAAGATGTAAATTTACTCTTGGTATATGATTTTCTTTCAAGAGGAAGCCTGGAAGAGAACCTTCATG GTCCCAAGAAGAATGGAAAAGCATTTGGTTGGCAAGAGAGATATTATGTGGCTGTAGGCGTAGCTGAGGCATTGGAATATTTGCACAATGGTTGTAAGGAACCTGTGATTCACAGGGATGTTAAGTCCTCAAATATCCTTCTGTCCGATGATTTTGAACCACAG CTCTCAGACTTTGGACTTGCTAGTTGGGCATCAGCTTCGTCGCATATTACTTGCACAGACGTTGCAGGAACTTTTGG CTACTTGGCTCCAGAGTACTTCATGCATGGAAAAGTAAGCGACAAAATTGATGTCTATGCTTTTGGTGTGGTGCTCCTCGAGCTTCTTTCTGGTAGAAGGCCAATCAACAGTGAATATCCTAAGGGGCAGGAAAGTCTCGTTATGTGG GCAAGGCCAATATTAAAGTGTGGGAAGGTTTCCCAACTTCTAGATCCAGACCTTGGCGGTAGTGACTTTGACCAGAAAAAGATTGAGCGAATGGTTATGGCTGCTACTCTTTGTATTAGACGAGTGCCTAGATTACGGCCTCAGATCAGTGTT gTTTTGAAGCTCCTCCAAGGCGACGAAGAGGTCACAAAATGGGCAACTCAACAAGTGAGTGGCGCAGAAGATCAAGAAGAGGCCGTAGATGGAGAGCTACTCCCAACTAACATTCAGTCCCATCTAAACTTGGCATTGCTAGACATGGAGGATGACTCTCTATCTGTTAGCAGCGGCGAGCAAGGCATCTCAATGGAGGATTATTTAAGAGGGAGATGGAGCCGTTCATCAAGCTTTGACTAA